The proteins below are encoded in one region of Streptomyces roseirectus:
- a CDS encoding NlmOI, producing the protein MTEVVFPERNDIAPEMKQLDFLLGEFNLSYTNLTTEVVTTGQATSVGKVIADGRFYEITQYIPVPGITAVWLIGWSDVDKRFVSFYYDDWGHHGTFTSPGWQDGQFRITGESAVFGLTHRFVDAYETEADGTVVKKGYVHVGDDLVPGDVVRFQRA; encoded by the coding sequence ATGACTGAAGTCGTCTTTCCCGAGCGGAACGACATCGCGCCGGAAATGAAACAGCTCGACTTCCTGCTCGGTGAATTCAACCTCTCGTACACGAACCTGACCACCGAGGTGGTCACCACCGGCCAGGCCACCTCCGTCGGCAAGGTCATCGCGGACGGCCGCTTCTACGAGATCACCCAGTACATCCCCGTCCCCGGCATCACCGCCGTCTGGCTGATCGGCTGGAGCGACGTCGACAAGCGGTTCGTCTCCTTCTACTACGACGACTGGGGCCACCACGGCACCTTCACCAGCCCCGGCTGGCAGGACGGCCAGTTCCGCATCACCGGCGAGTCCGCCGTCTTCGGCCTGACCCACCGCTTCGTCGACGCCTACGAGACCGAGGCCGACGGCACGGTCGTCAAGAAGGGCTACGTCCACGTCGGCGACGACCTCGTCCCCGGCGACGTCGTGCGCTTCCAGCGCGCCTGA
- a CDS encoding cytochrome P450, translating into MTTEQQDLAGQSQDDFPSLLAWLEKNRAEHPVLADAFPGVWHVFRYADVARILSDPQTYSSDMSAVIPSHPDTAWMAKGNVVGIDPPWHRRLKSLVSKAFTPKLVAGLEPRIAQLTSELLDEVAGRDAFDLVEALTHPLPVFVIAELLGIPVSDRPLFEKWALDFISANGGGESALPSEENVLAFVETAKEMRAYMLEHIRQRRISPRDDLIGQLVSARTEDGQLDDDEIIGFAGTLLMAGHITTTAVLGSTVLCLDENPGAFAEVRADRSLVPAAVEEAVRLRPAFSRLVRMTKAESEIAGQVIPAGQVLTMWTVSANRDPERFDRPDAFDLHRDQSRHLGFGQGLHFCMGAPLARLEGRVVLNLLLDRFPGLKVSRAKDAVAYHHPKNVVGPRRLLVTTV; encoded by the coding sequence ATGACGACCGAACAGCAGGATCTCGCCGGGCAGTCGCAGGACGACTTTCCGTCGCTGCTCGCCTGGCTGGAGAAGAACCGTGCCGAGCACCCGGTGCTCGCGGACGCCTTTCCGGGGGTGTGGCACGTGTTCCGTTACGCGGACGTGGCGCGGATCCTCTCCGACCCGCAGACGTACTCCAGTGACATGTCGGCCGTGATCCCCTCGCACCCGGACACCGCGTGGATGGCGAAGGGGAACGTCGTCGGCATCGACCCGCCGTGGCACCGGCGGCTGAAGTCCCTGGTGAGCAAGGCGTTCACGCCGAAACTGGTGGCCGGTCTTGAGCCGCGCATCGCGCAGCTGACGTCCGAACTCCTCGACGAGGTCGCCGGGCGGGACGCGTTCGACCTGGTGGAAGCGCTCACGCACCCGCTGCCCGTGTTCGTGATCGCGGAGCTGCTGGGCATCCCGGTGTCGGACCGGCCGCTGTTCGAGAAGTGGGCGCTGGACTTCATCTCGGCGAACGGCGGCGGCGAGAGCGCGCTGCCGAGCGAGGAGAACGTCCTGGCGTTCGTCGAGACGGCCAAGGAGATGCGGGCGTACATGCTGGAGCACATCCGGCAGCGGCGCATCAGCCCGCGCGACGACCTCATCGGCCAGCTGGTGTCCGCCCGTACCGAGGACGGTCAGCTCGACGACGACGAGATCATCGGGTTCGCCGGCACCCTCCTGATGGCCGGGCACATCACGACGACCGCCGTCCTGGGCAGCACGGTGCTGTGCCTGGACGAGAATCCGGGCGCGTTCGCCGAGGTGCGGGCGGACCGTTCGCTGGTGCCGGCGGCGGTGGAGGAGGCGGTGCGGCTGCGCCCGGCGTTCTCCCGGCTGGTGCGGATGACGAAGGCCGAGTCGGAGATCGCGGGGCAGGTGATCCCGGCCGGTCAGGTCCTGACGATGTGGACGGTCTCCGCGAACCGTGACCCCGAGCGCTTCGACCGCCCGGACGCCTTCGACCTGCACCGCGACCAGTCCCGTCACCTGGGTTTCGGCCAGGGCCTGCACTTCTGCATGGGCGCCCCGCTGGCCCGGCTGGAGGGCCGGGTGGTCCTGAACCTGCTCCTGGACCGCTTCCCCGGCCTGAAGGTGTCCCGCGCGAAGGACGCGGTCGCCTACCACCACCCGAAGAACGTGGTGGGCCCGCGCCGCCTCCTGGTCACGACCGTCTGA
- a CDS encoding type I polyketide synthase — MPGAFEETQPVAVVGLACRLPGAATPQEFAALLARGDDAVTEPPTERRDNWPDDPDIPTRAGFLARVDTFDAPFFGISPREAAALDPQQRLLLELGWEALEHAGIPPAALDGTSTGVYVGSLADDWARLTQRQGPDALTAHTFTGVQRSLLANRLSYTLGLTGPSLTVDSGQSSSLVAVHLAAESLRRGECEIALCGGVNLILTPDSTRAVHRLGALSPDGRCHTFDADANGYVRGEGGGLVVLKPLERALADGDRVHAVIRGSAVNNDGGGTALTAPDAGAQREVVQAACRRAGVAFSDVQYVELHGTGTPTGDPVEAAALGAALGTGRPPERALRVGSVKTNIGHLEGAAGIAGLIKTVLCLRDGRHAPTLHHTTPHPLIPLTELGLTVQRTAEDWPTVDGQRLAGVSSFGLGGTNCHVVLGSGPLERAREAAQTPTAGPQSLTAEPQTPAAGPHALAGAEQAPAAVREPSAAAAHAPAPVGETPGAAARAGETPAPWVLSARTPDALADQALRLLDAAPEAAASPDAVAHALLTTRTAFPHRAVILAADARTRREALAALAEGRPSPAAVTTPAPAGQGPGPVFVFPGQGSQWPGMAVRLLDEEPAFAAAWHRCAEAIARCADWDLTDVVRQAPGAPGLDRVDVLQPVLWAVMVSLAELWRAYGVEPAAVVGHSQGEVAAAVVAGALSFEDGAEVAVRRAELIRRELSGKGGMAAVWESADAVTARLATLGGGVEIAAVNGPESVVVAGDTEGLRALLASCAADEVRVREVAVDYASHSSHVEAIRDGLRTALADLTPRPFEVPFHSAVLPGTVDPLPDGEYWYRNLREPVSFAAAVTALAEAGHRTFIEISPHPVLAPALAATAEAAGVQAAVVPTLRRDDGGPDRVAASLAQAYVHGVDVDWTRTLQGPYERVELPTYPFQRSRHWLTGAAVADEAPAAFEAPEPVRRARPPADTLDLVRAEAAAVLGHAGTADVGPHLTFKDLGFDSHLALELRGRLAAATGRTLPTTLLFDHPTPAELARHLSDEPSKAVQDKAMGRDDGDPVVIVGMACRLPGGITDPERLWQALGDGFDAVGAPPADRGWTAEGHRGGFLADAGEFDADLFGISPREALAMDPQQRLLLETAWEALERAGIAPTALRGTRTGVYVGAMSQEYGPRLSDAPDDLRGHLLTGTTAGVLSGRLSYVFGCEGPAVTVDTACSSSLVALHLAAESVRRGESALALVAGVTVMAAPGLFSEFSRQGGLSPDGRCKAFGSGADGTGWSEGVGVLLVECLSEARRAGHPVLAVVRGSAINQDGASNGLTAPNGLAQQRVIQDALADAGLAPGDVDAVEAHGTGTKLGDPIEAHALLATYGQDRERPLYLGSLKSNIGHAQAAAGVAGVIKTVLALHHGELPRTLHADEPSAYVDWASGAVELLTRSREWPETGRPRRAGVSSFGISGTNAHVVLEQAPTTQLPPTAPESTTPVPLVLSAATPEALNAQAARLRARLTDDTELTSLAHALATTRAPLPHRAAVLTGDRDRLHTDLAALAAGDATPTAPRAQAEDGATAFLFTGQGSQRPRMGLELYEAQPAFRAALDEIAAHLDPLLPHPLLTLLADETGLLDRTEFAQPALFAVEVALFRLLEHWGIVPDHLLGHSVGELAAAHVAGVLSLADACALVAARGRLMQALPATGAMIAVEATEDELLPELAGHEGEFTLAAVNGPGSVVVSGDADGVRDLAARWKARGRRTRELRVSHAFHSPHMDPMLAQFAVAAAEAAYRAPELSVISDLTGAKATEEELCSPDTWVRHVRGTVRFHDGVRELRTLGVTRFVELGPDGVLTAMVRDAFDDATVIPVLRRDHPEPDTAATALARLHLTGHSPDWAAVFAGHPPADPAHLPTYAFDRHRYWLTPGPPATATAPGTSPLSHPVLTSLTSVAGGQTLLTGRISHRTGPWLADRTVGGRALVPDAVLLDLALTAARETGATRVATLRPVTPLDLPPDTALDVQVLVDADSLRVHTRPATGDVPWTLHAEGTLDTQGPAEEVPWEQAGAVELDIDAPYDRLAASGVLYGPAYRALRTARRNADTGTVSAELTVPDEGFTLHPALLDSLERLLTADDETPALGTEYRDVHVPGPATGTLRALLTPAGILLADTEGRTVAAVGAILPRPLPETDAVGPYGADRPYALEWRAVEAPHTVTDARWAVVGEAVDPHALPGAVHHADLDTPDADVVVVGCGAKATGADGARDAAHHALATVRTWLADERRAEARLIVATRRAVAPDGGDCAPEQAPVWGLLRSAQTEHPGRFVLVDLDDHPESAAALPAALATGEPQLALRRGKLYAPRLTRPTATPDQGPALDPDGTVLVTGGTGGLGRLVARRLAERHGVRHLLLLSRSGGDADGLAAELGLPAGVHLTVAACDAADRDQLAAVLAAVPEDAPLTAVVHTAGVVHDATVEAADPADLDRVLRPKADAAWHLHELTAGHHLAAFVLFSSVSGVTGAAGQGSYAAANTFLDALAHHRRAAGLPAVSLAWGPWAPTGGMTGKLTATDLDRMRRGGLLPLTADHGLALFDTALRDRAAPLLLPLALSLPDVRRAAHEGTASPLYRELVGTAWRSPTEQTPDAAPEPDLPRQLAGTPAPEREALLLDRVRAHAAAVLGHRDGRRVEPGRTFKELGFDSLMGVELRNRLTAAAGRRMPAGLLFNHPTPTAVARHLRDTLAPAPADGSLTETLDALESLMTTGHPEQLADTADRLRLLLAHCEERTAVLTPAGHPAPGTDHGVRQTLAEASVDELFSFIDQELGQGPGPHSTANSHSREGEE; from the coding sequence ATGCCGGGAGCGTTCGAGGAGACCCAGCCGGTCGCCGTCGTCGGCCTCGCCTGCCGACTGCCGGGCGCCGCCACCCCCCAGGAGTTCGCCGCCCTCCTCGCCCGAGGCGACGACGCCGTCACCGAACCCCCGACGGAGCGCCGCGACAACTGGCCCGACGACCCGGACATCCCCACCCGGGCCGGCTTCCTGGCCCGCGTCGACACCTTCGACGCCCCCTTCTTCGGCATCTCCCCCCGCGAGGCCGCAGCCCTCGACCCCCAGCAGCGCCTCCTCCTCGAACTCGGCTGGGAAGCCCTCGAACACGCCGGCATCCCGCCCGCCGCCCTCGACGGCACCAGCACCGGCGTCTACGTCGGCTCCCTCGCCGACGACTGGGCCCGCCTCACCCAGCGCCAAGGGCCCGACGCCCTCACCGCGCACACCTTCACCGGCGTCCAGCGCTCCCTGCTCGCCAACCGGCTCTCCTACACCCTCGGCCTCACCGGACCCAGCCTGACCGTCGACTCCGGCCAGTCCTCCTCGCTCGTCGCCGTCCACCTCGCCGCCGAGAGCCTGCGCCGGGGCGAGTGCGAGATCGCCCTGTGCGGCGGCGTCAACCTCATCCTCACCCCGGACAGCACCCGCGCCGTCCACCGGCTCGGCGCACTCTCCCCGGACGGCCGCTGCCACACCTTCGACGCCGACGCCAACGGCTACGTGCGCGGCGAGGGCGGCGGCCTCGTCGTCCTCAAGCCCCTGGAGCGCGCCCTCGCCGACGGCGACCGCGTCCACGCCGTCATCCGGGGCAGCGCCGTCAACAACGACGGCGGCGGCACCGCCCTCACCGCGCCCGACGCGGGCGCCCAGCGCGAGGTCGTCCAGGCCGCGTGCCGGCGCGCCGGGGTCGCCTTCTCGGACGTCCAGTACGTCGAACTCCACGGCACCGGCACGCCGACCGGCGACCCCGTCGAGGCCGCGGCGCTCGGCGCCGCCCTCGGCACCGGCCGCCCCCCGGAGCGGGCCCTGCGCGTCGGCTCGGTCAAGACCAACATCGGGCACCTGGAGGGCGCGGCGGGCATCGCCGGGCTCATCAAGACGGTGCTGTGCCTGCGGGACGGCCGCCACGCGCCGACCCTCCACCACACGACACCGCACCCCCTGATCCCGCTGACCGAACTCGGACTCACCGTCCAGCGCACGGCCGAGGACTGGCCCACCGTCGACGGCCAACGCCTCGCCGGCGTCAGCTCGTTCGGCCTCGGCGGAACCAACTGCCATGTGGTGCTGGGGTCGGGACCGCTGGAGAGGGCGAGGGAAGCGGCGCAGACGCCGACCGCCGGGCCGCAGAGCCTTACGGCTGAACCGCAGACGCCGGCCGCCGGACCACACGCCCTGGCCGGCGCAGAGCAGGCCCCGGCCGCTGTACGAGAGCCGTCGGCGGCAGCGGCGCACGCCCCGGCCCCTGTGGGGGAGACCCCGGGCGCAGCCGCGCGCGCGGGGGAGACACCGGCGCCCTGGGTTCTCTCCGCCCGTACCCCCGATGCCCTCGCCGACCAGGCCCTCAGGCTTCTCGACGCCGCGCCGGAGGCGGCCGCGTCGCCCGATGCCGTTGCTCACGCGCTGCTCACCACGCGCACGGCCTTCCCGCACCGCGCGGTGATCCTCGCCGCCGACGCGCGGACGCGCCGGGAAGCGCTCGCGGCGCTCGCCGAGGGGCGTCCCTCACCCGCCGCCGTCACCACGCCGGCGCCCGCGGGGCAGGGCCCCGGGCCGGTGTTCGTCTTCCCCGGCCAGGGCTCGCAGTGGCCCGGAATGGCAGTCCGACTCCTCGACGAGGAGCCCGCGTTCGCCGCAGCGTGGCACAGGTGTGCCGAGGCGATCGCGCGGTGCGCGGACTGGGATCTGACGGACGTCGTGCGTCAGGCTCCCGGGGCCCCCGGCCTGGACCGCGTCGATGTGCTCCAGCCGGTGCTGTGGGCGGTGATGGTGTCGCTCGCGGAGCTGTGGCGGGCGTACGGCGTCGAGCCGGCGGCGGTCGTGGGGCACTCGCAGGGCGAGGTCGCGGCGGCGGTCGTCGCGGGGGCGCTGTCCTTCGAGGACGGGGCCGAAGTCGCGGTGCGCCGGGCCGAGTTGATCCGGCGGGAGCTGTCCGGCAAGGGCGGGATGGCCGCCGTCTGGGAGTCGGCGGACGCCGTCACCGCACGGCTGGCCACGCTGGGCGGCGGCGTGGAGATCGCCGCCGTCAACGGGCCCGAGTCGGTCGTCGTCGCCGGGGACACCGAAGGACTGCGCGCGCTGCTCGCCTCGTGCGCGGCGGACGAGGTGCGGGTGCGCGAGGTCGCCGTCGACTACGCCTCCCACTCCTCCCACGTCGAGGCGATCCGTGACGGCCTGCGCACCGCGCTCGCGGACCTCACCCCGCGCCCGTTCGAGGTCCCCTTCCACTCCGCCGTCCTCCCCGGCACCGTCGACCCGCTGCCGGACGGCGAGTACTGGTACCGCAACCTGCGCGAGCCGGTCTCCTTCGCGGCGGCCGTCACCGCCCTCGCCGAGGCGGGACACCGCACGTTCATCGAGATCAGCCCCCACCCCGTGCTGGCCCCGGCGCTCGCCGCGACCGCCGAGGCGGCCGGCGTCCAGGCCGCCGTCGTGCCCACCCTGCGCCGCGACGACGGCGGCCCCGACCGTGTCGCCGCCTCCCTCGCGCAGGCGTACGTGCACGGCGTCGACGTCGACTGGACCCGCACGCTCCAAGGCCCCTACGAGCGCGTCGAGTTGCCCACCTACCCCTTCCAGCGCAGCCGCCACTGGCTGACGGGCGCGGCAGTCGCCGACGAGGCACCGGCCGCCTTCGAGGCGCCGGAACCCGTCCGGCGGGCCCGCCCCCCGGCCGACACCCTCGACCTGGTCCGCGCCGAGGCCGCCGCCGTCCTCGGACACGCCGGCACCGCCGACGTCGGCCCCCACCTCACCTTCAAGGACCTCGGGTTCGACTCGCACCTCGCGCTGGAACTGCGCGGACGCCTCGCGGCGGCGACGGGACGCACCCTGCCGACGACCCTGCTGTTCGACCACCCGACCCCGGCGGAACTGGCCCGGCATCTGTCCGACGAACCGTCAAAAGCGGTGCAGGACAAAGCCATGGGGCGTGACGACGGCGACCCCGTCGTCATCGTCGGGATGGCCTGCCGCCTGCCGGGCGGCATCACGGACCCCGAACGGCTGTGGCAGGCGCTCGGGGACGGGTTCGACGCGGTGGGCGCGCCGCCCGCCGACCGGGGCTGGACGGCGGAGGGGCACCGGGGCGGATTCCTCGCGGACGCGGGGGAGTTCGACGCCGACCTCTTCGGGATCTCCCCGCGCGAGGCGCTGGCCATGGACCCCCAGCAGCGCCTCCTCCTGGAGACCGCCTGGGAGGCCCTGGAGCGGGCCGGGATCGCCCCGACCGCGCTGCGCGGCACCCGCACCGGCGTCTACGTCGGCGCCATGAGCCAGGAGTACGGCCCCCGCCTGTCCGACGCCCCCGACGACCTGCGCGGACACCTCCTCACCGGCACCACGGCCGGCGTCCTGTCGGGCCGCCTGTCCTACGTCTTCGGCTGCGAGGGTCCCGCCGTCACCGTCGACACCGCCTGCTCCTCCTCCCTTGTCGCCCTGCACCTGGCGGCCGAGTCGGTGCGCCGGGGCGAATCCGCGCTGGCGCTCGTCGCGGGCGTGACCGTGATGGCGGCGCCCGGCCTGTTCAGCGAGTTCTCCCGGCAGGGCGGACTCTCCCCGGACGGCCGCTGCAAGGCGTTCGGATCCGGCGCCGACGGCACGGGCTGGTCGGAGGGTGTCGGCGTGCTCCTCGTCGAGTGCCTGTCCGAGGCCCGGCGAGCGGGCCACCCCGTGCTGGCGGTCGTGCGCGGGTCGGCGATCAACCAGGACGGCGCCTCCAACGGGCTCACCGCGCCCAACGGCCTCGCCCAACAGCGCGTCATCCAGGACGCGTTGGCGGACGCCGGGCTCGCCCCGGGCGACGTCGACGCTGTCGAGGCCCACGGCACCGGCACGAAACTCGGCGACCCGATCGAGGCCCACGCTCTCCTCGCCACCTACGGCCAGGACCGCGAACGCCCCCTGTACCTCGGCTCGTTGAAGTCCAACATCGGACACGCGCAGGCCGCCGCCGGAGTCGCCGGCGTCATCAAGACCGTCCTCGCCCTGCACCACGGCGAACTGCCGAGGACGCTCCACGCCGACGAGCCGTCCGCGTACGTCGACTGGGCCTCGGGCGCGGTCGAACTCCTCACCCGGAGCCGGGAATGGCCCGAGACCGGGCGGCCCCGGCGCGCGGGCGTCTCGTCCTTCGGGATCAGCGGCACCAACGCCCACGTCGTCCTCGAACAGGCGCCCACCACCCAACTCCCGCCCACCGCACCGGAGTCCACCACCCCCGTTCCCCTCGTCCTGTCCGCCGCGACCCCCGAGGCCCTGAACGCCCAGGCCGCCCGCCTGCGCGCCCGCCTCACGGACGACACCGAACTCACCTCGCTCGCCCATGCCCTCGCCACCACCCGCGCCCCCCTCCCGCACCGCGCCGCCGTCCTCACCGGCGACCGCGACCGCCTGCACACCGACCTCGCCGCCCTCGCGGCCGGCGACGCCACCCCGACGGCGCCCCGCGCGCAGGCCGAAGACGGCGCGACCGCCTTCCTGTTCACCGGCCAGGGCAGCCAACGCCCCCGCATGGGACTGGAGTTGTACGAAGCCCAGCCCGCGTTCAGGGCCGCGCTCGACGAGATCGCCGCCCACCTCGACCCGCTGCTGCCGCACCCCCTGCTGACTCTCCTGGCCGACGAGACCGGGCTCCTGGACCGCACGGAGTTCGCCCAGCCGGCCCTGTTCGCCGTCGAAGTGGCCCTGTTCCGGCTGCTGGAGCACTGGGGGATCGTCCCCGACCACCTGCTCGGCCACTCGGTCGGCGAACTGGCCGCCGCGCACGTCGCCGGAGTCCTCTCCCTCGCCGACGCCTGCGCGCTGGTCGCCGCCCGGGGACGCCTCATGCAGGCGCTGCCCGCGACCGGCGCGATGATCGCCGTGGAAGCCACCGAGGACGAGCTGCTGCCCGAACTCGCCGGACACGAAGGCGAGTTCACGCTCGCCGCCGTCAACGGGCCAGGTTCCGTGGTCGTCTCCGGTGATGCCGACGGGGTACGCGACCTCGCCGCCCGCTGGAAGGCGCGCGGACGCCGCACCCGGGAGCTGCGGGTCTCGCACGCCTTCCACTCGCCCCACATGGACCCGATGCTCGCGCAGTTCGCGGTCGCCGCCGCCGAAGCCGCCTACCGGGCACCGGAGTTGTCCGTGATCAGCGACCTCACCGGCGCCAAGGCCACCGAGGAGGAGCTGTGTTCGCCCGACACGTGGGTGCGGCACGTGCGCGGGACCGTCCGGTTTCATGACGGAGTACGGGAGTTGAGGACGCTCGGCGTCACCCGGTTCGTGGAACTCGGCCCCGACGGCGTCCTCACCGCGATGGTCCGCGACGCCTTCGACGACGCCACCGTCATCCCCGTCCTGCGCCGCGACCACCCCGAGCCCGACACCGCCGCCACCGCGCTCGCCCGCCTCCACCTCACCGGCCACAGCCCCGACTGGGCCGCCGTCTTCGCCGGCCACCCCCCGGCCGACCCCGCACACCTGCCCACCTACGCCTTCGACCGCCACCGCTACTGGCTCACCCCCGGCCCTCCGGCGACGGCCACCGCGCCCGGCACCAGCCCGTTGAGCCACCCGGTGCTCACCTCGCTCACCTCCGTCGCCGGCGGCCAGACCCTGCTGACCGGCCGGATCTCCCACCGCACCGGCCCGTGGCTCGCCGACCGCACGGTGGGCGGCCGGGCCCTCGTGCCGGACGCGGTCCTCCTCGACCTCGCCCTGACCGCCGCCCGCGAGACCGGCGCCACCCGGGTCGCCACCCTCAGGCCCGTCACCCCGCTGGACCTCCCGCCGGACACCGCGCTCGACGTCCAGGTCCTGGTGGACGCCGACAGCCTGCGCGTCCACACCCGGCCGGCGACCGGCGACGTCCCCTGGACTCTGCACGCCGAAGGCACCCTGGACACACAGGGCCCGGCGGAAGAGGTCCCGTGGGAGCAGGCCGGCGCCGTTGAACTGGACATCGACGCGCCCTACGACCGGCTCGCCGCCTCCGGCGTCCTGTACGGGCCCGCCTACCGAGCCCTGCGCACGGCCCGGCGCAACGCCGACACGGGCACTGTCAGCGCCGAACTCACCGTCCCCGACGAGGGGTTCACCCTGCACCCGGCCCTGCTGGACAGCCTCGAACGGCTCCTCACGGCGGACGACGAGACGCCCGCGCTGGGCACCGAGTACCGGGACGTCCACGTGCCCGGCCCGGCCACCGGCACCCTGCGCGCCCTGCTCACCCCGGCCGGCATACTCCTGGCCGACACCGAGGGCCGAACCGTCGCGGCGGTCGGCGCGATCCTCCCGCGCCCCCTGCCCGAGACGGACGCCGTCGGCCCGTACGGCGCCGACCGGCCCTACGCCCTGGAGTGGCGGGCCGTCGAGGCACCGCACACCGTCACCGACGCCCGCTGGGCCGTCGTCGGCGAGGCCGTCGACCCGCACGCCCTGCCCGGCGCCGTGCACCACGCGGACCTCGACACCCCGGACGCGGACGTCGTGGTCGTCGGCTGCGGGGCGAAGGCCACCGGCGCCGACGGGGCGCGCGACGCCGCGCACCACGCGCTCGCCACCGTGCGGACCTGGCTCGCGGACGAGCGGCGGGCCGAGGCCCGGCTGATCGTGGCGACCAGGCGGGCCGTCGCCCCCGACGGCGGGGACTGCGCGCCCGAACAGGCGCCCGTGTGGGGCCTGTTGAGGTCCGCGCAGACCGAACACCCGGGCCGTTTCGTCCTGGTGGACCTCGACGACCACCCGGAGTCCGCCGCCGCGCTGCCCGCCGCCCTCGCCACCGGCGAACCCCAACTCGCCCTGCGCCGGGGCAAGCTGTACGCACCCCGGCTCACCCGGCCCACCGCCACCCCGGACCAGGGGCCCGCCCTCGACCCCGACGGCACGGTCCTCGTCACCGGCGGCACCGGCGGCCTCGGCAGGCTCGTCGCCCGCAGGCTCGCCGAACGGCACGGCGTACGGCACCTGCTGCTGCTCAGCCGCAGCGGCGGCGACGCCGACGGGCTGGCCGCCGAACTCGGGCTGCCCGCAGGCGTCCACCTGACCGTCGCCGCCTGCGACGCCGCCGACCGCGACCAGCTCGCCGCCGTCCTCGCCGCCGTCCCCGAGGACGCTCCGCTCACCGCCGTCGTGCACACCGCCGGCGTCGTCCATGACGCGACCGTCGAGGCCGCCGACCCCGCCGACCTCGACCGGGTGCTGCGGCCGAAGGCCGACGCCGCCTGGCACCTGCACGAGCTGACGGCCGGGCACCACCTCGCCGCGTTCGTGCTGTTCTCCTCCGTCTCCGGCGTCACGGGCGCGGCGGGGCAGGGGAGTTACGCCGCCGCGAACACCTTCCTCGACGCGCTCGCCCACCACCGCCGCGCCGCGGGACTGCCCGCCGTCTCCCTCGCCTGGGGACCCTGGGCACCCACCGGAGGCATGACCGGCAAACTCACCGCCACCGACCTCGACCGCATGCGGCGCGGCGGACTCCTCCCGCTCACCGCCGACCACGGACTCGCTCTCTTCGACACCGCCCTGCGCGACCGGGCGGCCCCGCTGCTGCTGCCGCTCGCCCTGTCCCTGCCGGACGTCAGGCGCGCCGCCCACGAGGGCACCGCCTCGCCCCTGTACCGCGAACTCGTCGGCACCGCCTGGCGGTCGCCCACCGAACAGACCCCGGACGCCGCACCGGAACCCGACCTGCCCCGGCAGCTCGCCGGCACCCCCGCACCCGAGCGGGAGGCCCTGCTCCTGGACCGCGTGCGCGCACACGCCGCAGCCGTCCTGGGCCACCGTGACGGCCGCCGCGTCGAACCGGGGCGCACCTTCAAGGAACTCGGCTTCGACTCCCTCATGGGCGTCGAACTGCGCAACCGGCTCACGGCCGCAGCAGGGCGCCGCATGCCCGCCGGGCTCCTCTTCAACCACCCCACCCCCACGGCGGTCGCCCGCCACCTGCGCGACACCCTGGCCCCCGCGCCCGCCGACGGCTCGCTCACCGAGACGCTGGACGCGCTGGAGAGCCTGATGACCACCGGGCACCCGGAGCAACTGGCCGACACCGCTGACCGGTTGCGCCTGTTGCTCGCGCACTGCGAGGAACGCACCGCCGTCCTCACCCCGGCCGGCCACCCGGCCCCCGGCACGGACCACGGGGTGCGCCAGACCCTCGCGGAGGCGAGCGTCGACGAACTCTTCTCCTTCATCGACCAAGAACTGGGTCAGGGCCCCGGCCCCCACAGCACAGCCAACAGCCACAGCCGCGAAGGCGAGGAATGA